Proteins from one Natrinema salinisoli genomic window:
- a CDS encoding SHOCT domain-containing protein, translating to MLDGDDASESAPTGDAEPTPLEELKRRYAAGEIDEAEFERRLERLVAVDEIPDDATPNRPARARLLEASSIPRWRPNEDSLWLRR from the coding sequence TTGCTCGACGGCGACGACGCGTCGGAGTCCGCACCGACCGGCGACGCCGAACCGACCCCGCTCGAAGAACTCAAGCGCCGCTACGCCGCCGGGGAGATCGACGAGGCGGAGTTCGAACGGCGACTCGAGCGACTCGTGGCGGTCGACGAAATCCCGGACGATGCGACGCCGAACCGACCCGCTCGAGCGCGATTGCTGGAGGCGTCGAGTATTCCCCGCTGGCGACCCAACGAGGATTCGCTATGGCTTCGGAGATGA
- a CDS encoding zinc-binding dehydrogenase codes for MASEMTAYVIEEYGDPDVFAETTREVPDPGPDEIRVAVAASSLNPVDYKIRQGALSDFAPELPAILHCDVSGVVDAVGENVETFDEGDEVYGMPGGAGRQGSLADSVVGHAGTFARAPESIPLEESAALPVVALTAWELLADKTSVDIGDDVLVYGGSGGVGHIAVQLAHWFGADVTATGSSEEKRDLAERLGADATVDYTAVDVETYVDDHAGGDGFDTVVDPIGDEHLETAFEAVRPYGTVVTTESSAAQELDLGPMHANSLELGVVLVILPVLLGDRQERIGEELADIAALVDDGAIEPHIDDRFAFDAVAEAHRRGESGDFRGKLLLVNE; via the coding sequence ATGGCTTCGGAGATGACCGCCTACGTTATCGAGGAGTACGGCGACCCGGACGTCTTCGCGGAGACGACCCGCGAGGTCCCCGACCCCGGCCCGGACGAGATCCGCGTCGCGGTCGCTGCGTCCAGTCTCAACCCCGTCGATTACAAGATTCGGCAGGGAGCACTGTCCGACTTCGCCCCCGAGCTCCCGGCGATCCTCCACTGCGACGTGTCGGGCGTCGTCGATGCGGTCGGGGAGAACGTCGAGACGTTCGATGAAGGTGACGAGGTCTACGGCATGCCCGGCGGCGCGGGCAGACAGGGAAGCCTCGCCGACTCCGTCGTCGGCCACGCCGGAACGTTCGCCCGCGCGCCCGAATCGATCCCGCTCGAGGAGAGCGCGGCCCTGCCGGTCGTCGCGCTCACCGCCTGGGAACTGCTCGCCGACAAGACGAGCGTCGACATCGGCGACGATGTACTCGTCTACGGCGGCAGTGGCGGGGTGGGCCACATCGCCGTCCAACTGGCCCACTGGTTCGGCGCGGACGTCACCGCGACGGGCTCGAGCGAGGAAAAGCGCGACCTCGCCGAGCGACTCGGTGCCGACGCGACCGTCGACTACACGGCGGTCGACGTCGAGACGTACGTCGACGACCACGCCGGCGGCGACGGCTTCGACACCGTCGTCGATCCCATCGGTGACGAACACCTCGAGACGGCCTTCGAGGCGGTCCGGCCCTACGGTACCGTGGTGACGACGGAATCGAGCGCGGCCCAGGAACTGGACCTCGGGCCCATGCACGCGAACTCGCTCGAGCTGGGGGTCGTGCTCGTCATCCTCCCTGTGCTACTCGGCGACCGGCAAGAGCGAATCGGCGAGGAGCTCGCGGATATCGCGGCGCTCGTCGACGACGGCGCTATCGAACCGCACATCGACGACCGCTTCGCCTTCGACGCGGTCGCCGAGGCACACCGGCGCGGCGAGAGCGGGGACTTCCGCGGAAAGTTGTTGCTCGTCAACGAGTGA
- a CDS encoding HD domain-containing protein — protein MKIIKDSVHDHIQVDGVARELLDTPELQRLRRISQLGTVSLVYPSANHTRFEHSLGVYHLACEALEQLDVDGRRAERVRAAAMLHDVGHGPFSHNIESLTHRRTGRYHDDVHELLADGAVGDVLRDHGLEPAAVADLVAGEGRFGQLVSGELDVDRMDYLVRDAHHTGVPYGTIDHGRLVRELTFADGELVLDEGNVQTAESLLVARALMNPTVYSHSVARISKAMLRRASERLLESSADDLDAEALQRMDDHDLIAALRSCEETAAFSRRLDQRDLFKRAVWAEMDDVPGGIIEADHETIRGFEREISDRAGVDPDHVILDVPSRPSMTESTTRVMVNGEIRRLGQQSPLVDALRAAQYSQWRLGVYSPPELRDRIGRTAVDVLGLDIDGALVTEVRDGYDATLDQFVD, from the coding sequence ATGAAGATCATTAAGGACAGCGTCCACGACCACATTCAGGTCGACGGCGTCGCCCGGGAGCTCCTCGACACGCCGGAACTGCAACGACTCCGGCGAATTAGCCAGCTCGGGACCGTCTCCCTGGTCTATCCGTCGGCCAACCACACCCGCTTCGAGCACAGCCTCGGCGTCTACCACCTCGCCTGCGAGGCCCTCGAGCAACTCGACGTCGACGGCCGGCGAGCGGAACGGGTCCGCGCCGCGGCCATGCTCCACGACGTCGGCCACGGCCCCTTCAGCCACAACATCGAGTCGCTCACGCACCGCCGGACGGGGCGCTACCACGACGACGTTCACGAGCTACTGGCGGACGGAGCGGTCGGCGACGTGTTGCGGGATCACGGCCTCGAGCCCGCGGCGGTCGCGGATCTGGTCGCCGGCGAGGGACGGTTCGGCCAGCTCGTGTCGGGCGAGCTCGACGTCGATCGGATGGACTACCTGGTGCGCGACGCCCACCACACGGGCGTTCCCTACGGGACGATCGATCACGGTCGACTCGTTCGAGAGCTCACGTTCGCCGACGGCGAACTCGTCCTCGACGAAGGGAACGTCCAGACCGCGGAGAGCTTGCTGGTCGCGCGGGCGCTGATGAACCCGACCGTCTACAGCCACAGCGTCGCCCGGATCAGCAAGGCGATGCTCCGGCGGGCGTCCGAACGGCTGCTCGAGTCCTCGGCCGACGACCTCGACGCCGAGGCGCTCCAGCGGATGGACGACCACGATCTGATCGCGGCGCTACGCTCGTGCGAGGAGACGGCCGCGTTCTCCCGCCGGTTGGACCAACGGGATTTGTTCAAACGCGCGGTGTGGGCCGAGATGGACGACGTTCCGGGCGGGATCATCGAGGCCGATCACGAGACGATCCGCGGGTTCGAACGCGAGATCAGCGATCGGGCCGGCGTCGACCCGGACCACGTCATCCTCGACGTCCCGAGTCGCCCGTCGATGACGGAGTCGACGACGCGCGTCATGGTCAACGGTGAGATCCGGCGACTCGGCCAGCAGTCGCCGCTCGTGGACGCGCTGCGTGCGGCCCAGTACTCGCAGTGGCGACTCGGCGTCTATTCGCCGCCCGAACTGCGCGACCGGATCGGCCGAACCGCCGTCGACGTCCTCGGGCTGGATATCGACGGCGCGCTGGTCACCGAGGTCCGGGACGGATACGACGCGACGCTGGATCAGTTCGTCGACTAG
- a CDS encoding amidohydrolase family protein, translating to MERTGTILRGREFEPVEGRVVVDDDGRIEAIEETSTESDDIILPAFVNAHTHIGDSIAKEAGGGLSLEELVAPPDGLKHRLLRAASRDELVTAIEQSLRFMQRAGTAACLDFREGDVDGVSMLDEAADGLAIDALSFARGSVDAMRAGDGFGASGANDSEFGREREATREAGKPFGIHAGEVDESDIDPALDLEPDFLVHMVHPEPHHLERVAEQDVPIVVCPRSNLVTDVGLSPYEELSERTTLALGTDNVFLNSPSMFREMEFLAKLSELSAPEILRTATVNGAEIAGLEYGLIEPGRDARLLVLDGASDNLVGARDPVRAVVRRAGVDDVRDVVYGADADGERTD from the coding sequence ATGGAACGAACGGGAACGATTCTCCGCGGCCGCGAGTTCGAGCCCGTCGAGGGACGGGTGGTCGTCGACGACGACGGTCGCATCGAGGCCATCGAAGAGACATCGACCGAGAGCGACGACATAATCCTGCCGGCGTTCGTCAACGCCCACACCCATATCGGCGACTCGATCGCCAAGGAGGCCGGCGGCGGCCTCTCGCTCGAGGAACTCGTCGCGCCGCCGGACGGCCTGAAACACCGGTTGCTCCGGGCCGCCTCCCGAGACGAACTCGTGACGGCGATAGAGCAGTCACTCCGCTTCATGCAGCGGGCCGGAACTGCGGCCTGTCTGGACTTCCGCGAGGGCGACGTCGACGGCGTGTCGATGCTCGACGAGGCCGCGGACGGACTCGCGATCGACGCGCTCTCCTTCGCTCGCGGCTCCGTCGATGCGATGCGCGCAGGGGACGGCTTCGGCGCGAGCGGGGCCAACGATTCCGAGTTCGGTCGGGAGCGCGAGGCGACGCGCGAGGCCGGCAAGCCCTTCGGCATCCACGCCGGCGAGGTCGACGAGAGCGACATCGATCCCGCACTAGACCTCGAGCCCGACTTCCTGGTTCACATGGTCCACCCCGAACCGCATCACCTCGAGCGCGTCGCCGAGCAGGACGTGCCGATCGTCGTCTGCCCGCGCTCGAACCTCGTCACCGACGTCGGATTATCGCCGTACGAGGAACTCAGCGAACGGACGACGCTCGCGCTGGGGACGGACAACGTCTTCCTCAACTCGCCGTCGATGTTCCGCGAGATGGAGTTCCTCGCGAAGCTCTCCGAGCTGTCGGCCCCCGAGATCCTCCGGACGGCGACAGTCAACGGGGCCGAGATCGCCGGCCTCGAGTACGGACTGATCGAGCCCGGTCGAGACGCCAGACTTCTGGTGCTCGACGGGGCTTCGGACAACCTCGTCGGCGCTCGGGACCCGGTTCGTGCCGTGGTCCGCCGCGCCGGGGTGGACGACGTTCGCGACGTCGTCTACGGAGCGGACGCCGACGGCGAGCGTACCGACTGA
- a CDS encoding gamma carbonic anhydrase family protein → MLRSFDGTEPQVAESAYVDDAAVVIGDVVIEADASVWPNTTIRGDHGTIVVGEGANVQDNAVLHETAELEPYSTVGHSAIVHDATVGERALVGMNAVVLDGSHVGEGAVVAAGSVVTEDTEIPEATLVAGAPAEPKTEIDDPALEATADRYVELSKKHAETSGRLD, encoded by the coding sequence ATGCTACGATCGTTCGACGGGACGGAACCACAGGTCGCCGAGTCGGCGTACGTCGATGACGCCGCAGTCGTGATCGGCGACGTCGTCATCGAGGCGGACGCGAGCGTCTGGCCGAACACCACGATACGCGGCGATCACGGGACGATCGTCGTCGGCGAGGGGGCGAACGTCCAGGACAACGCCGTCCTCCACGAGACGGCGGAACTCGAGCCCTACTCGACGGTCGGTCACAGCGCTATCGTCCACGACGCGACCGTCGGCGAGCGCGCGCTGGTCGGGATGAACGCGGTGGTCCTCGACGGCTCCCACGTCGGCGAGGGTGCGGTCGTCGCCGCCGGGAGCGTCGTCACGGAGGACACGGAGATCCCCGAGGCCACGCTCGTCGCCGGCGCGCCCGCCGAACCGAAGACGGAGATCGACGATCCGGCCCTCGAAGCGACGGCGGATCGGTACGTCGAACTCTCGAAGAAGCACGCGGAAACGTCCGGCCGACTCGACTGA
- a CDS encoding DUF3006 family protein, producing the protein MSETHTAVLDRIVDGENAILLLEADGDVIDERIVDVETLPEDGRHEGAVFDVTVDEDTLLEASYREAAERERRESARERFDRLSERLSDDDRDEGYSSR; encoded by the coding sequence ATGAGTGAGACGCACACCGCAGTCCTCGACCGCATCGTCGACGGGGAGAACGCGATTCTCCTGCTCGAGGCGGACGGAGACGTGATCGACGAGCGCATCGTCGACGTCGAGACGCTCCCCGAGGACGGGCGACACGAGGGTGCCGTCTTCGACGTCACCGTAGACGAGGACACACTGCTCGAGGCCAGCTACCGCGAAGCGGCCGAACGCGAGCGACGGGAATCGGCGCGGGAGCGCTTCGACCGGCTCTCGGAGCGGTTGTCGGACGACGACCGGGACGAGGGGTATAGTAGTCGTTGA
- a CDS encoding ComEC/Rec2 family competence protein — protein sequence MRRPLLVVAVAGLLVLSGCSSVIDDMDSDDDPVTADVSGELEIHHIDAGQADSTLVVTPAGETILIDTGEYRDDGETVIDYLKAHDIDRIDHLVATHGHADHIGGHPEIIEYLEEEGDGVGAAYDSGVSHTTATYDNYLDAIEEYDVRLFEVAAGDTLPLEDDDLEATVLNPPADDNGDDVDANGVVLTLEFGEFSYLTTGDIESGTEQRLADEYGDDLAADAYQAGHHGSSTSSSEPFLEQVDPDAAIVSSALDSRYGHPHDEVLEAFADRGIETYWTGVHGDVVLTTDGTEWSVETERDGPTDPAELLERKQEAQSALVGPPTDGTRPLIDGDRPPIDDAAPRTASR from the coding sequence ATGCGACGACCCCTCCTAGTCGTGGCGGTCGCGGGGCTACTCGTCCTCTCGGGATGTAGCAGCGTGATCGACGACATGGACAGTGACGACGACCCCGTCACGGCCGATGTCAGCGGCGAACTCGAGATCCACCACATCGACGCCGGTCAGGCCGATTCGACGCTCGTCGTGACCCCGGCAGGGGAAACAATACTGATCGATACGGGCGAGTATCGCGACGACGGAGAGACCGTCATCGACTACCTGAAGGCCCACGATATCGACCGCATCGATCATCTGGTCGCGACCCACGGCCACGCCGATCACATCGGCGGACACCCCGAAATCATCGAGTACCTCGAGGAAGAGGGCGACGGCGTCGGTGCGGCCTACGACTCCGGCGTCTCCCACACGACGGCGACCTACGACAACTATCTCGACGCCATCGAGGAGTACGACGTCCGGCTCTTCGAGGTCGCGGCGGGCGATACCCTGCCGCTCGAGGACGACGACCTCGAGGCGACGGTCCTGAACCCGCCAGCGGACGATAACGGAGACGACGTCGACGCCAACGGCGTCGTCTTGACCCTCGAGTTCGGCGAGTTCTCGTATCTGACGACCGGCGATATCGAGTCGGGAACCGAGCAGCGTCTGGCGGACGAGTACGGCGACGATCTCGCGGCCGACGCCTATCAGGCCGGTCACCACGGCTCGTCGACCTCCTCGAGCGAGCCGTTCCTCGAACAGGTCGATCCCGACGCGGCGATCGTCTCGAGCGCGCTCGACTCCCGGTACGGGCACCCCCACGACGAGGTGCTCGAGGCCTTCGCCGACCGCGGGATCGAAACGTACTGGACCGGTGTCCACGGCGACGTCGTCCTGACGACGGACGGGACCGAGTGGTCGGTGGAAACGGAACGGGACGGCCCGACCGACCCGGCCGAATTACTCGAGCGGAAGCAGGAGGCGCAGTCCGCACTCGTGGGCCCGCCGACGGACGGAACGCGGCCGCTGATCGACGGCGACCGCCCACCGATTGATGACGCTGCCCCGCGTACCGCATCCCGATGA
- a CDS encoding OsmC family protein has translation MAKQVTTVSDEGYSATNEIRDFETTIDANGEDAPDTLEALLAAYGSCYVPALRVGGQQRGADDLGRIEIDIDGELNDDDKLESVAFEVRVEADVDDDTGEEILERAFELCKVHDALKDSLHADTSFESNAF, from the coding sequence ATGGCGAAGCAAGTCACCACCGTCTCCGACGAGGGGTACAGCGCGACGAACGAGATTCGCGACTTCGAGACGACGATCGACGCCAACGGCGAGGACGCCCCCGACACGCTCGAGGCGCTGCTGGCGGCCTACGGCTCCTGTTACGTGCCGGCGCTGCGCGTCGGCGGCCAGCAGCGCGGGGCCGACGACCTCGGGCGGATCGAGATCGACATCGACGGGGAACTCAACGACGACGACAAACTCGAGTCCGTCGCGTTCGAGGTTCGCGTGGAAGCCGACGTGGACGACGACACCGGCGAGGAAATCCTCGAGCGCGCGTTCGAACTCTGCAAGGTCCACGACGCGCTGAAGGACAGCCTGCACGCGGACACGAGCTTCGAAAGTAACGCATTCTGA
- a CDS encoding SPFH domain-containing protein — MLDLPLQTGMGGAVLGIALVMFVILVVALFSAIEIVEPDERKALFVFGEFRDVIEPGLNVVPPFVSRTKPIPKSLQTVEVVLEDVETADGSTCSVLVRVDVRVVDARAAFTEVDNYRSAFTDVALSTTRSAVQSHEIAALRDPGQLEQQIQDDLSAAVDDWGLVVPAVELELASRAPEARP, encoded by the coding sequence ATGCTAGATCTGCCGCTACAGACGGGTATGGGGGGAGCAGTCCTCGGTATCGCTCTCGTGATGTTCGTCATTCTGGTCGTGGCCCTTTTCAGCGCGATCGAAATCGTCGAGCCGGACGAACGGAAGGCGCTGTTCGTCTTCGGTGAATTCAGGGACGTGATCGAGCCGGGGCTCAACGTGGTGCCGCCGTTCGTATCCCGGACGAAGCCGATTCCGAAGTCGCTCCAGACCGTCGAGGTCGTGCTCGAGGACGTCGAGACTGCCGACGGATCGACCTGTTCGGTACTGGTCCGGGTGGACGTTCGCGTCGTCGATGCCAGAGCGGCGTTCACCGAAGTGGATAACTACCGATCCGCGTTCACCGACGTGGCCCTGTCGACGACCCGGAGTGCAGTGCAGTCACACGAGATAGCGGCACTTCGAGACCCCGGCCAGCTAGAGCAACAGATCCAGGACGACCTCTCCGCTGCCGTCGACGACTGGGGCCTGGTCGTGCCGGCGGTCGAACTCGAGCTCGCGTCGCGAGCGCCGGAGGCACGCCCGTAA
- a CDS encoding metal-dependent hydrolase, which translates to MVDVTGHLGMALVFAAPAWLIWGRRVALAFVAFTLGTAMLPDVDLVLQQYLPITHHGVTHSLLFVLLVSILVGVVAAKWLTAWLNDHRWIRSTEITAETVFVFATGGLILGGVSHLFADILSAPDIAPPIKPFWPIYPEPIIVDVIYYDSPLWNFGLLAVAVGLHLVLARRERYPLETRYRIGTRTDPDERQYSATSEE; encoded by the coding sequence ATGGTCGACGTCACCGGACACCTCGGAATGGCGCTGGTGTTCGCCGCGCCGGCGTGGTTGATCTGGGGTCGGCGAGTGGCGCTTGCGTTCGTCGCCTTCACGCTGGGGACGGCGATGCTCCCTGACGTCGATCTCGTTCTCCAGCAGTACCTCCCTATCACTCATCACGGTGTGACACACTCGCTGTTGTTCGTCCTCCTGGTGAGCATCCTCGTCGGCGTCGTCGCCGCGAAGTGGCTCACCGCATGGCTCAACGATCACCGGTGGATCCGAAGCACGGAAATCACAGCCGAGACGGTCTTCGTCTTCGCGACGGGCGGGCTGATCCTCGGCGGCGTCAGCCATCTGTTCGCCGATATCCTTTCTGCGCCGGACATCGCCCCGCCGATCAAGCCGTTCTGGCCGATTTACCCGGAGCCGATCATCGTCGACGTCATCTACTACGACTCGCCGCTCTGGAACTTCGGACTGCTCGCCGTCGCCGTCGGCCTCCATCTGGTGCTCGCTCGACGCGAGCGGTACCCGCTCGAGACGCGATATCGGATCGGGACTCGAACGGACCCAGACGAGCGCCAGTACAGTGCGACGAGCGAGGAATAA
- a CDS encoding metal-dependent hydrolase translates to MELTWHGHSTWHVTVGDTELLIDPFFDNPKTDLEPADVDTPDYVLLTHGHADHIAHAGEFSDATLVATPELTSYCQAEFGFEDAVGGMGMNLGGTVECGDAYVTMHRADHTNGIMTENDSSGGMPGGFIISDTKPTQVSDEESTTFYDAGDTGLMTEMRDVIGPYLEPDAAAVPIGDHFTMGPMQAAIAVDWLDVDHAFPQHYDTFPPIEQDPDDFASEVRGVGSDAEVHALEADEPFELDS, encoded by the coding sequence ATGGAACTCACCTGGCACGGCCACTCGACGTGGCACGTTACCGTTGGAGACACGGAACTGTTGATCGATCCGTTCTTCGACAACCCGAAGACGGATCTCGAGCCGGCAGACGTCGACACGCCGGATTACGTCCTGTTGACGCACGGCCACGCCGATCACATCGCTCACGCGGGCGAGTTCTCGGACGCGACGCTGGTCGCCACGCCGGAGTTGACGTCCTACTGTCAGGCGGAGTTCGGCTTCGAGGACGCCGTCGGTGGAATGGGAATGAACCTCGGCGGGACCGTCGAGTGCGGCGACGCCTACGTCACGATGCACCGCGCCGACCACACGAACGGGATCATGACCGAGAACGACTCGAGCGGCGGGATGCCGGGAGGCTTCATCATTTCGGATACGAAGCCCACGCAGGTCAGCGACGAGGAGTCCACCACGTTCTACGACGCCGGCGACACGGGCCTCATGACGGAGATGCGCGACGTCATCGGTCCCTATCTCGAGCCCGACGCGGCCGCCGTCCCGATCGGCGACCACTTCACGATGGGCCCGATGCAGGCCGCCATCGCCGTCGACTGGCTCGACGTTGACCACGCCTTCCCGCAACACTACGACACCTTCCCGCCGATCGAACAGGACCCCGACGACTTCGCCAGCGAAGTCCGAGGCGTCGGCAGCGACGCCGAGGTACACGCCCTCGAGGCCGACGAGCCGTTCGAACTCGACTCCTGA
- a CDS encoding DHH family phosphoesterase, whose amino-acid sequence MGNCIICGTPVDGEICESHEEDAVFEFRGTTASQLTPGRYYRGTVDGYADFGVFVDIGDHVTGLLHRSELDQRLESLDWEPGDDVFVQVLDVRDNGNVDLGWSIRQREREFRGHLIETADDEYRPEEFEDDADESSSESTTESADESPDETATETADESSDEPAASTEDLTDDRAAKAGELQAAAEETESEPETDSAEGGQPAAAETAGAVASSGSVATESAAASTPATDDTTDADHDAASEPGLKRTTVEAIENQVGSVVRLEGEITGVRQTSGPTVFELRDETGTVECAAFEEAGVRAYPAVELDDIVRLEGEVEHHHGDLQVETESLDILEGEEREPIVDRLESAIEREARPAEVAPLADHDAVAAVEENIGDAATAIRRAVMEARPIVVRHGATADGYVAGAAIERAVLPLIREKHTREDAEYHYFERRPLDGRVYDMDAATNDVTSMLEARDRHGEQVPLVVLVDAGSTIESADGYEFLSLYDANSLVIDDSRADDQIADAVDVAVAPSLAGVDVSDVTATALASNVAAHVNDDVRSDLEHLPAVSYWEDTPEDYLELATEAGYDETGISERREAVALEAYYQSYKDKRELIIDLLFGDGEASDRPRNGDLAAHVSEQFRDKLETELETARENLTVQGVDGVTVSVLDTDAFTHRYNFPTTILLLDALHRSERDRADPPVVTLGVGDDELHVRATEPVNVRDLGDAIAEAVPNGGVSVVGGQDGHVEFLPGERDAVREAALEALGETLA is encoded by the coding sequence ATGGGTAACTGTATCATCTGCGGCACACCCGTTGACGGCGAGATCTGTGAGAGTCACGAGGAGGATGCTGTCTTCGAATTTCGCGGCACGACCGCCTCGCAGCTCACACCCGGTCGCTACTACCGGGGGACCGTCGACGGCTACGCCGACTTCGGTGTCTTCGTCGACATCGGAGATCACGTCACCGGCCTGTTGCACAGAAGCGAACTCGACCAACGACTCGAAAGTCTCGACTGGGAACCGGGGGACGACGTCTTCGTCCAGGTGCTCGACGTTCGAGACAACGGGAACGTCGACCTCGGCTGGTCGATCCGCCAGCGCGAACGCGAGTTCCGCGGGCACCTGATCGAGACGGCCGACGACGAGTATCGGCCCGAAGAGTTCGAAGACGACGCCGACGAGTCGTCTTCCGAATCGACCACTGAATCGGCCGACGAGTCTCCCGACGAGACGGCCACCGAAACGGCTGACGAGTCGTCCGACGAACCGGCCGCCTCAACCGAAGACCTCACCGATGACCGAGCGGCGAAAGCCGGCGAGTTACAGGCGGCCGCCGAGGAGACAGAGTCCGAACCGGAGACCGATTCCGCCGAGGGCGGTCAGCCCGCGGCCGCAGAAACGGCTGGCGCCGTCGCGAGTAGCGGCTCCGTCGCGACCGAATCCGCGGCCGCTTCGACGCCGGCGACCGACGATACCACCGACGCCGACCACGATGCCGCGTCCGAACCCGGACTCAAGCGAACGACCGTCGAGGCCATCGAGAACCAGGTCGGCAGCGTCGTCCGCCTCGAGGGCGAGATCACCGGCGTCCGCCAGACCAGCGGCCCCACGGTCTTCGAACTGCGCGACGAGACCGGCACCGTCGAGTGCGCGGCGTTCGAGGAAGCCGGCGTTCGCGCCTACCCCGCCGTCGAACTCGACGACATCGTCCGCCTCGAAGGCGAGGTCGAACACCACCACGGCGACCTGCAAGTCGAAACCGAGTCCCTCGACATTCTCGAGGGCGAGGAGCGCGAGCCGATCGTCGACCGCCTCGAGAGCGCGATCGAACGCGAGGCCCGTCCGGCCGAGGTCGCGCCACTGGCCGACCACGACGCGGTCGCTGCAGTCGAGGAGAACATCGGCGACGCCGCGACCGCGATCCGTCGCGCCGTCATGGAGGCGCGCCCGATCGTCGTCCGCCACGGAGCGACCGCAGACGGCTACGTCGCCGGCGCCGCCATCGAACGCGCCGTCCTCCCGCTGATCCGCGAGAAACACACGCGCGAGGACGCGGAGTACCACTACTTCGAGCGACGCCCGCTCGACGGCCGCGTCTATGACATGGACGCCGCGACGAACGACGTCACCTCGATGCTCGAGGCCCGGGACCGCCACGGTGAGCAGGTCCCGCTCGTCGTCCTCGTCGACGCCGGCTCGACGATCGAGTCCGCCGACGGTTACGAGTTCCTCTCGCTGTACGACGCGAATTCGCTCGTCATCGACGACAGCCGCGCCGACGACCAGATCGCCGACGCCGTCGACGTCGCCGTCGCGCCGTCGCTCGCCGGTGTCGACGTCTCGGACGTGACCGCGACCGCGCTGGCGTCCAACGTCGCCGCCCACGTCAACGACGACGTCCGAAGTGACCTCGAGCACCTCCCCGCCGTCAGCTACTGGGAGGACACCCCCGAGGACTACCTCGAGCTCGCGACCGAGGCCGGCTACGACGAGACCGGAATCTCCGAGCGCCGCGAGGCCGTCGCGCTCGAGGCCTACTACCAGTCGTACAAGGACAAACGCGAACTCATCATCGACCTGCTGTTCGGCGACGGCGAGGCGTCCGATCGGCCCCGAAACGGCGATCTGGCCGCGCACGTCTCCGAGCAGTTCCGCGACAAGCTCGAGACCGAACTCGAGACGGCTCGCGAGAACCTCACGGTGCAGGGCGTCGACGGGGTCACCGTCTCCGTGCTCGATACGGACGCCTTCACCCACCGGTACAACTTCCCGACGACGATCCTGCTCCTGGACGCGCTCCACCGGAGCGAGCGCGACCGAGCCGACCCGCCGGTCGTCACGCTCGGCGTCGGCGACGACGAACTCCACGTCCGCGCAACTGAACCCGTGAACGTGCGAGATCTCGGCGACGCGATCGCCGAAGCAGTGCCGAACGGCGGCGTCAGCGTCGTCGGCGGTCAGGACGGCCACGTCGAATTCCTGCCCGGCGAACGCGACGCGGTTCGGGAAGCCGCACTCGAGGCGCTCGGCGAGACGCTCGCGTAA
- a CDS encoding SHOCT domain-containing protein, with product MDAIEGGGRERSADTPWARLRENASGVVSLLVTAVWLGAMFTGQEWWLAALLVGYIVVVPLAAILFDDEIDGDEWGDDYTSTDESETTTAGDSDTRDALETLRERYAAGELTDDQFERKLERLLDTETLEDAERRTRERDRDEPDRDRDLEFGR from the coding sequence ATGGATGCGATCGAGGGGGGCGGTCGCGAACGCAGTGCCGACACTCCGTGGGCTCGCCTTCGCGAGAACGCCAGCGGCGTCGTGTCGCTGCTCGTGACGGCGGTCTGGCTCGGTGCCATGTTCACGGGGCAGGAGTGGTGGCTCGCAGCGTTGCTCGTCGGCTATATCGTCGTCGTCCCGTTAGCCGCGATCCTGTTCGACGACGAGATAGACGGCGACGAGTGGGGCGACGACTACACGAGTACGGACGAATCCGAAACGACGACCGCCGGGGACTCCGACACGCGCGACGCGCTCGAGACCCTTCGCGAGCGCTACGCGGCGGGCGAGTTGACCGACGACCAGTTCGAGCGGAAACTCGAGCGACTATTGGACACGGAGACGCTCGAGGACGCCGAACGGAGGACTCGAGAACGCGATCGTGACGAACCGGATCGAGATCGGGATCTCGAGTTCGGTCGCTGA